One Pseudomonas sp. MH9.2 DNA segment encodes these proteins:
- the thrC gene encoding threonine synthase, whose product MRYISTRGQAPALNFEDVLLAGLASDGGLYVPENLPRFTLEEIASWAGLPYHELAFRVMRPFVTGSIPDADFKKILEETYSSGEGGVFAHSGIAPLRPLNGNEWVLELFHGPTLAFKDFALQLLGRLLDYVLAKRGERVVILGATSGDTGSAAIEGCRRCDNVDIFILHPNNRVSEVQRRQMTTIFGENIHNIAVEGNFDDCQEMVKDSFADQDFLKGTRLVAVNSINWARIMAQIVYYFHAALQLGGPARSVAFSVPTGNFGDIFAGYLARNMGLPISQLIVATNRNDILHRFMSGNQYSKETLHATLSPSMDIMVSSNFERLLFDMHGRNGAAIAGLMDTFKQTGTFSVDEDRWTETRKLFDSLAVSDEQTCETIAEVFAQTGEVLDPHTAIGVKAARDCRRSLDTPMVILGTAHPVKFPDAVEKAGVGKALELPAHLADLFERNEKCTVLPNDLKAIQAFVSLHGNRGKPL is encoded by the coding sequence ATGCGTTACATCAGTACCCGCGGCCAAGCGCCAGCCCTGAACTTCGAAGACGTGCTGCTCGCGGGTCTTGCCAGTGATGGCGGCCTGTATGTGCCGGAAAACCTGCCGCGCTTTACCCTGGAAGAAATCGCCTCCTGGGCGGGTCTGCCGTATCACGAGTTGGCGTTCCGGGTCATGCGCCCCTTCGTCACCGGCAGCATCCCGGATGCCGACTTCAAAAAGATTCTGGAAGAAACCTATTCGTCGGGAGAGGGGGGCGTATTCGCCCACAGCGGCATTGCGCCGCTGCGCCCGTTGAATGGCAATGAGTGGGTGCTTGAGTTGTTCCATGGTCCCACCCTGGCCTTCAAGGACTTCGCCCTGCAACTGCTTGGGCGTCTGCTCGATTATGTGTTGGCCAAGCGTGGCGAACGCGTAGTGATTCTGGGCGCGACCTCCGGTGATACGGGCTCGGCCGCCATCGAAGGCTGCCGTCGTTGCGACAACGTCGACATCTTCATCCTGCATCCGAACAATCGTGTCTCGGAAGTTCAGCGTCGGCAGATGACTACCATCTTCGGTGAGAACATCCACAACATTGCCGTCGAAGGCAACTTCGATGACTGCCAGGAGATGGTCAAAGACAGCTTCGCCGATCAGGACTTTCTCAAGGGCACGCGTCTGGTTGCGGTCAACTCGATCAACTGGGCGCGGATCATGGCTCAGATCGTGTACTACTTTCATGCGGCCCTGCAGCTCGGCGGGCCGGCGCGTTCGGTTGCGTTCTCGGTTCCAACCGGTAACTTCGGCGATATTTTCGCCGGTTACCTGGCGCGCAACATGGGCTTGCCGATCAGCCAGCTGATTGTCGCCACCAACCGCAATGACATTCTGCACCGCTTCATGAGCGGCAATCAGTACTCCAAGGAAACCCTGCACGCGACCCTGTCGCCGTCCATGGACATCATGGTGTCGTCGAACTTCGAGCGTTTGCTGTTCGATATGCATGGGCGCAATGGCGCAGCCATCGCTGGCTTGATGGACACCTTCAAGCAGACCGGTACGTTTAGCGTCGATGAAGATCGCTGGACCGAAACCCGCAAGCTGTTCGATTCTCTGGCAGTCAGCGATGAGCAGACCTGCGAGACCATCGCCGAAGTCTTCGCGCAGACGGGCGAAGTGCTCGATCCGCACACCGCCATTGGGGTCAAGGCCGCCCGCGATTGCCGTCGCAGCCTGGATACGCCGATGGTGATTCTGGGGACCGCGCATCCGGTCAAGTTCCCGGATGCAGTGGAGAAAGCCGGTGTAGGAAAAGCCCTTGAGCTGCCTGCACATTTGGCTGATTTGTTTGAGCGAAACGAGAAGTGCACCGTTCTGCCAAATGACCTTAAAGCCATACAGGCCTTCGTCAGCCTGCACGGTAATCGCGGCAAACCGCTCTGA
- a CDS encoding transporter substrate-binding domain-containing protein, which translates to MSATNKSVLHTALLWMLLFLSQAAPAAQSLPFSLVAPFVSLPPMLLEPQDQQWLDQHRPLRVGISIADYEPIDITSDRNRYQGISADYLSLIGSTLSVPMQVVGFARREEAILALRNDTIDILTSANGFERGVKELAFSADYMPDRSVIVGRGSDVTLPSGLKGKKVVLLDGYADARVVHAVYPDSEIILAPNLYSALEALSQGEVDAFIGNEVIVRSYSALRPYLGLQIKSESALPPVGFSFATRKEDGTLLSMIDRALKRIDPSVRREVVVRWTTGLGSDIARQRIKLTTAEQGWVRKHPRVTVASGQHPPYLYQDKNGQWVGLNVDVLARISRMTGLQFVHKESSSTEETMHLLRTGQADMNTTLGENAERKKFLGFTYSYGGNAWVFVVRSKDPSPLTLNDLSGRVLALPAKHALEDFIRRSHPDIKLRSVKTYEQARQLVEDGQADATIQNEAGAYLFPPGVLKVGRSVEGQWSPDRFSVVETQPELLSILNKALEEFPVGELRAIRLKWLGAVIPQPTLWQRIPPWVYWTLAVALMLGLVSLVWSSRLKVQIRQRLRAEEQLSDQLAFKHALLDGIPNPIYVRDLNGRLISCNRSYEESFGISFEQMSGRRLIDVDLIPRPSAEQMHADYLKLLETRQPVFADRQMELFGRLIEAYQWTVPFYRADGQLQGLLGGWIDITERKQLEAQLDQARQEAELANVAKSAFLATMSHEIRTPMGAIIGLLELEREQALRQGTLPSEGLNVAYQSAQELIALIGDSLDLAKIESGSMQLTLVTTPLRPFFEGICKLFEAKASEKGLDLRLEFAEQAEGDYWLDPLRLRQVLHNLLGNALKFTREGAVLMRVSVTGADQHRPCLQISVKDSGVGISAQQQSLLFQPFSQASGDTAAEYGGTGLGLSICRQLVELMGGQIGLESEPGAGTLVTVELELARAQASSKGPEPLQQRAVSRSLQLLIVDDLSANRLVLTQQLEFLGHEVVSTHSAESALALWREGDFDGVITDCNMPGMSGYTLTENIRRIEALEQLRPCPVIGCTANAMSDERQRCEQAGMDRLLIKPVPLEQLAQLLADIAPAQSFDIQSLRQMTRANDEQMQLLLLELWKNLEQEWGVLQPAVSAQDWRALSASLHRLKGAACLIDAVPLAKACASLDASVRVQSSVTLVEEWQKLDDAIGQLRVDIQQHLPVPPV; encoded by the coding sequence ATGAGTGCCACAAACAAAAGCGTTTTGCACACAGCCTTGCTGTGGATGCTGTTATTCCTGAGTCAGGCCGCGCCCGCTGCGCAAAGTTTGCCTTTCAGTCTGGTGGCACCCTTTGTAAGCCTGCCGCCCATGCTCCTGGAACCTCAGGATCAACAATGGCTCGATCAGCATCGCCCCCTTCGCGTGGGCATCTCGATTGCCGATTACGAGCCGATTGACATCACCAGTGATCGCAATCGCTATCAGGGCATTAGCGCCGACTACCTGAGCCTAATTGGCAGCACGCTGTCGGTGCCCATGCAAGTAGTAGGTTTCGCCCGACGCGAAGAGGCCATTCTCGCCCTGCGTAACGACACCATCGATATTCTTACCAGTGCCAATGGCTTCGAGCGAGGCGTGAAGGAATTGGCGTTTTCCGCCGACTACATGCCCGACCGCTCGGTGATCGTCGGACGCGGGAGTGACGTGACCCTGCCGTCCGGGCTGAAGGGTAAAAAAGTGGTATTGCTCGATGGCTACGCCGATGCGCGGGTGGTCCATGCGGTTTATCCCGACAGCGAAATTATCCTCGCGCCTAATCTCTACAGTGCTCTTGAGGCCTTGAGCCAAGGTGAAGTCGATGCGTTTATCGGCAACGAGGTCATCGTGCGCTCCTACAGTGCCTTGCGCCCCTATCTGGGGTTACAGATCAAATCCGAAAGCGCACTGCCGCCGGTTGGGTTCTCGTTCGCCACTCGCAAAGAAGACGGGACCCTGCTTTCGATGATTGACCGTGCGCTCAAGCGTATCGACCCGTCGGTCAGGCGCGAGGTAGTCGTGCGCTGGACCACGGGCCTTGGCTCGGACATCGCCCGGCAACGCATCAAGTTGACGACCGCCGAGCAAGGCTGGGTCCGCAAACATCCGCGTGTCACGGTGGCTTCTGGCCAACATCCGCCGTACTTGTACCAAGACAAGAACGGCCAGTGGGTTGGCCTGAATGTGGACGTGCTGGCGCGTATTTCGCGCATGACCGGCCTGCAGTTCGTGCACAAGGAATCGTCTTCGACGGAAGAAACCATGCACTTGCTGCGCACCGGTCAGGCCGACATGAATACGACCTTGGGGGAGAACGCTGAACGCAAGAAGTTCCTCGGCTTCACCTACTCGTATGGTGGTAATGCCTGGGTTTTCGTCGTGCGCAGCAAGGACCCGTCGCCGCTGACCCTGAATGATCTGTCAGGACGGGTTCTGGCGCTGCCCGCCAAACATGCGCTGGAAGACTTTATCCGGCGCAGTCATCCAGATATCAAGCTTCGATCGGTCAAGACCTACGAGCAAGCCCGTCAGTTGGTCGAAGACGGTCAGGCCGATGCAACCATCCAGAATGAGGCAGGGGCCTATCTGTTCCCGCCGGGGGTGCTGAAAGTCGGTCGTAGTGTTGAGGGGCAATGGTCACCTGATCGTTTTTCAGTGGTCGAGACTCAACCGGAGCTGTTGAGCATCCTGAACAAGGCCCTGGAAGAATTTCCCGTGGGCGAGTTACGGGCTATCCGCCTGAAGTGGCTGGGTGCGGTCATCCCTCAACCCACGCTCTGGCAACGCATCCCGCCGTGGGTTTATTGGACACTTGCAGTCGCACTGATGCTGGGCCTGGTCTCGCTGGTCTGGAGCAGTCGCCTGAAGGTGCAGATTCGCCAGCGGCTCAGGGCAGAGGAACAGCTCAGTGATCAGTTGGCGTTCAAGCATGCCTTGCTCGACGGTATCCCCAACCCGATTTATGTGCGGGACCTCAATGGCCGGTTGATTTCGTGCAACCGCAGTTATGAGGAAAGCTTCGGGATCAGTTTTGAACAGATGAGTGGCCGGCGCTTGATCGATGTGGATTTGATCCCTCGTCCGAGCGCCGAACAGATGCATGCCGATTACCTGAAACTCCTGGAAACCCGGCAGCCGGTGTTCGCTGACCGGCAGATGGAGCTCTTTGGCCGGTTGATTGAGGCCTATCAGTGGACCGTGCCCTTTTACCGGGCCGATGGCCAGTTGCAGGGCTTGCTGGGTGGCTGGATAGACATCACCGAACGCAAGCAACTGGAAGCCCAGCTCGACCAGGCGCGGCAGGAGGCCGAGCTGGCCAATGTCGCCAAAAGCGCTTTCCTGGCAACCATGAGCCATGAAATCCGCACGCCGATGGGCGCCATCATCGGTCTGCTTGAACTTGAGCGCGAACAGGCTTTACGTCAGGGCACGCTGCCGTCCGAGGGGCTAAACGTTGCGTACCAGTCCGCACAGGAATTGATCGCCCTGATCGGCGACAGCCTGGACCTGGCCAAGATCGAATCCGGGAGTATGCAATTGACGCTGGTCACAACCCCGTTGCGACCGTTCTTTGAAGGTATTTGCAAACTGTTCGAGGCCAAGGCGTCGGAGAAGGGCCTAGACCTGCGGCTGGAGTTCGCCGAACAGGCCGAGGGTGACTACTGGCTTGATCCGTTGCGCCTGCGTCAGGTATTGCACAACCTGCTCGGCAACGCCTTGAAATTCACCCGCGAAGGCGCGGTGCTTATGCGCGTCAGCGTGACCGGGGCGGATCAGCACCGGCCCTGCTTGCAGATCAGCGTCAAGGACAGCGGTGTCGGCATCAGTGCGCAGCAGCAGAGCCTGTTGTTCCAGCCGTTTTCTCAGGCCAGCGGCGATACTGCAGCCGAATATGGCGGCACCGGCCTGGGGTTGAGTATTTGCAGGCAACTGGTGGAATTGATGGGCGGGCAGATCGGCCTTGAGAGCGAGCCGGGGGCCGGAACACTGGTCACCGTTGAGCTGGAGCTGGCCCGCGCCCAAGCGTCGAGCAAAGGCCCAGAGCCCCTTCAGCAGCGAGCTGTCAGCCGTTCGTTGCAGTTGCTGATCGTCGATGATCTGTCGGCCAACCGTCTAGTACTGACTCAACAGCTTGAGTTTCTCGGGCATGAAGTGGTGTCCACCCACAGCGCGGAGTCGGCCTTGGCGCTCTGGCGTGAGGGTGACTTCGACGGGGTTATCACTGACTGCAATATGCCAGGCATGAGCGGTTATACCCTGACCGAAAACATTCGACGGATCGAAGCTCTGGAGCAACTGCGGCCTTGTCCGGTCATCGGTTGCACCGCCAATGCCATGAGTGATGAACGCCAGCGCTGTGAGCAGGCAGGCATGGACCGGCTTCTGATCAAGCCAGTGCCTCTGGAGCAACTGGCACAATTGCTCGCCGATATTGCGCCCGCACAATCGTTTGATATCCAGTCCTTGCGGCAAATGACCCGGGCCAACGATGAGCAGATGCAGCTGTTGCTTTTGGAACTGTGGAAAAACCTGGAACAGGAATGGGGTGTTTTGCAGCCAGCGGTGAGCGCACAGGACTGGAGGGCCCTGAGCGCTTCACTGCACCGTTTGAAGGGCGCCGCGTGTCTGATCGACGCGGTGCCGCTGGCGAAGGCCTGTGCCAGCCTCGACGCTAGCGTGCGCGTGCAATCCAGCGTAACGCTGGTCGAGGAGTGGCAGAAGCTGGACGACGCTATCGGGCAGCTTCGCGTCGACATTCAGCAGCACTTGCCGGTACCGCCTGTTTAG
- a CDS encoding response regulator transcription factor encodes MSKPSDRTLRIILADDHPIFLIGLRVVLEQGGDAQVVAEAGSPVELNEALKSHACDVLVTDFMMPVDQQNDGLRLLERIRRDHPQLPIVVVTMLNNAGLFSSILALGVNALLSKASLAGELPAAILSIRQNKHYIADSVKQALLEAGDYGSDALVSHGQLSPKEQEVLRLLAAGRSVGEIAAQINRSKKTVSTQKVSAMRKLGLANDASLFIYLQEHGLT; translated from the coding sequence GTGAGTAAGCCCTCTGATCGAACACTGCGCATCATCCTGGCGGACGATCACCCTATTTTCCTGATAGGGCTGCGGGTTGTGCTCGAACAGGGCGGCGACGCTCAGGTAGTGGCCGAGGCTGGCAGCCCGGTAGAACTCAATGAAGCGCTGAAAAGCCACGCGTGTGATGTGCTGGTGACCGATTTCATGATGCCTGTCGATCAACAGAACGATGGGCTGCGGTTACTGGAACGGATTCGACGTGATCATCCACAGTTGCCCATTGTGGTGGTCACCATGCTCAATAATGCAGGACTGTTTAGCTCGATCCTTGCATTGGGGGTCAATGCGCTGTTGAGCAAAGCCAGCCTGGCGGGCGAGTTGCCTGCCGCAATCCTGAGTATCCGGCAGAACAAACACTACATTGCGGACTCGGTAAAACAGGCTCTGCTCGAAGCCGGTGATTACGGTTCTGACGCCCTGGTATCCCACGGGCAGCTCTCACCCAAGGAACAGGAAGTCCTGCGTTTACTGGCGGCCGGGCGCTCGGTTGGGGAAATCGCTGCGCAAATTAACCGAAGCAAAAAAACGGTCAGCACTCAAAAAGTCAGCGCCATGCGCAAGCTGGGCCTGGCCAACGACGCGTCGTTATTCATTTATCTGCAAGAGCATGGGCTGACCTGA
- a CDS encoding YaeQ family protein encodes MAQPSTTYKFELNLTDLDRSVYESVKQTIARHPSETEERMTVRLLAYAFWYSEHLAFGRGLSDVDEPALWEKSLDGRVLHWIEVGQPDADRITWCSRRTERTSLLAYGSLRVWETKVIPVAKNLKNVNIAAVPQDILEVLAKDMPRVIKWDVMISEGTIFVTDDRGQHEVQLQWLTGERG; translated from the coding sequence ATGGCCCAGCCGTCCACGACCTACAAATTCGAACTCAATCTCACCGACCTCGACCGTAGCGTCTATGAAAGTGTCAAACAGACGATCGCCCGCCACCCCTCTGAAACTGAAGAGCGCATGACCGTGCGTTTGCTGGCTTATGCCTTCTGGTATAGCGAGCACCTGGCGTTTGGCCGTGGCTTGTCGGACGTGGACGAGCCCGCGCTCTGGGAAAAGAGCCTGGATGGTCGCGTGTTGCACTGGATCGAAGTGGGCCAGCCCGACGCTGATCGCATCACATGGTGCTCGCGTCGTACCGAGCGCACCAGTCTGTTGGCCTACGGCAGCTTGCGTGTCTGGGAAACCAAGGTCATCCCGGTCGCGAAAAACCTGAAAAACGTTAACATCGCCGCCGTGCCGCAAGACATTCTGGAAGTCCTGGCCAAGGACATGCCACGCGTTATCAAGTGGGACGTGATGATCAGCGAAGGAACGATTTTCGTAACCGACGACCGTGGTCAGCACGAAGTTCAGCTGCAATGGCTCACCGGCGAGCGCGGCTGA
- a CDS encoding EAL domain-containing response regulator: MNSLNVLILEDNPFQLMALHQMLNANQVFNVLAADGVAAAQQSLANRGSVDIAICDLQMDGPDGLEMIRYLAETRQARAVIILSSTDTSVRDGAAYLARQQGLWVLGSLPKPASATALCKLLEVYSEGIEHDTAPLPLLQVSESLSLEALYPIAPGQHIGDTRVSEQWIAHYQPKVSLEGKLLGVEALVRWQHPQYGLLVPGQFMAALEHAGLIAPLTWRMLELALKLSSEVLQARGEALPVAVNIAPVMLEHVDFAQEILALLARFGLPPEVLTLEVVESSVLNTPSWQLESLMRLRLQGCKLSIDDFGTGASNIERLLQLPFSELKIPSEFVRGMAEDARKSAVVAGALTMARQMAMNVVVEGVETADDYRALQALGKPAVQGYFIARPMSEAALLSWMAERTGPTSGQPMLLQINE; the protein is encoded by the coding sequence GTGAACTCTCTTAACGTTCTGATCCTTGAAGACAATCCGTTTCAACTGATGGCGCTGCACCAGATGCTCAATGCCAATCAAGTCTTCAACGTCCTGGCGGCTGACGGCGTCGCAGCGGCGCAACAATCGTTGGCCAATCGGGGCAGCGTCGATATCGCCATCTGCGACTTGCAGATGGACGGCCCGGACGGGCTCGAAATGATCCGGTATCTGGCCGAAACCCGGCAGGCCCGAGCGGTGATCATTCTCAGCAGCACCGACACCAGCGTGCGTGACGGCGCAGCATATCTGGCACGACAGCAGGGGCTCTGGGTGCTGGGTAGCCTGCCAAAGCCCGCGTCGGCAACGGCGCTATGCAAATTGCTGGAGGTTTACAGCGAGGGCATCGAGCACGATACCGCGCCCTTACCGTTGTTGCAGGTGTCGGAGTCATTGTCACTGGAAGCGCTGTATCCGATAGCCCCGGGTCAACACATCGGCGATACCCGAGTATCCGAACAGTGGATCGCCCACTACCAGCCCAAGGTCAGCCTGGAGGGGAAGTTGCTGGGCGTTGAGGCGCTGGTCCGTTGGCAGCACCCGCAGTACGGCCTGTTGGTGCCCGGCCAGTTCATGGCCGCACTTGAACATGCGGGCCTGATTGCGCCGCTGACCTGGCGCATGCTGGAGCTGGCGTTGAAATTGTCCTCCGAGGTATTACAGGCGCGTGGGGAAGCCTTGCCCGTGGCCGTGAATATCGCGCCGGTGATGCTCGAACACGTCGATTTTGCCCAGGAAATCCTGGCGCTGCTGGCGCGTTTCGGCCTGCCACCAGAGGTGCTGACTCTGGAAGTCGTCGAGAGCTCGGTACTGAATACGCCGTCCTGGCAACTGGAAAGCTTGATGCGTTTGCGCCTGCAAGGGTGCAAATTATCCATCGACGACTTTGGTACGGGCGCTTCAAATATTGAGCGTTTGCTGCAATTGCCCTTCTCTGAACTGAAGATCCCTTCCGAATTCGTACGGGGCATGGCCGAAGACGCACGCAAGTCGGCGGTGGTCGCCGGTGCTTTGACTATGGCGAGACAGATGGCGATGAACGTGGTGGTCGAAGGTGTTGAAACCGCCGATGACTATCGAGCCCTGCAGGCGTTGGGCAAGCCCGCAGTGCAGGGTTATTTCATTGCACGTCCCATGAGCGAGGCCGCTCTACTGAGCTGGATGGCGGAGCGTACGGGTCCGACTTCAGGTCAGCCCATGCTCTTGCAGATAAATGAATAA
- a CDS encoding TIGR02285 family protein yields the protein MAKDTLIWLLRDLPPLTIASGPQQGQGSIDRLMPLLIARMPEFEHQLLRVNRARGMQMLHEPSLTCDPTLLWTPERAKTIIFSIPTYAVASNGIVIRREDASRFSPFIENGQIDLVALLASQTIKLGVVAERSYGPVIDQIVHSASGADVSEHYGNDAVGSLLQMERLGRLQAFISYWPEARYQAQHQSIDPEELAFYPVKGTAKYQFAHVGCSNTERGREAMEIINREMRVLRESTLVDLYAEWLDPSSRVEYLKDAKAFFDKP from the coding sequence ATGGCAAAAGACACATTGATCTGGTTACTGCGCGATCTACCGCCCTTGACGATTGCCTCAGGCCCGCAGCAGGGCCAAGGTTCGATTGATCGGCTGATGCCCCTATTGATCGCCCGCATGCCCGAGTTCGAACACCAGCTGTTGCGGGTCAATCGCGCCCGAGGCATGCAAATGCTTCATGAGCCTTCCCTCACTTGCGACCCGACGCTGCTCTGGACTCCAGAGCGAGCGAAAACCATCATTTTCTCGATCCCTACGTATGCAGTGGCCAGCAACGGCATCGTCATTCGTCGTGAAGACGCGAGTCGCTTCAGCCCCTTCATCGAAAACGGCCAGATCGACCTGGTGGCGTTACTGGCGAGCCAGACGATAAAGCTCGGGGTAGTGGCCGAACGCAGTTACGGCCCGGTGATCGATCAAATTGTTCATAGCGCGTCAGGCGCTGACGTCAGCGAGCATTACGGCAACGATGCGGTCGGCAGCCTGTTACAGATGGAGCGCCTGGGCCGCTTGCAAGCCTTTATCAGTTACTGGCCAGAAGCCCGTTACCAGGCACAGCACCAAAGCATCGACCCTGAAGAACTGGCGTTTTACCCGGTCAAAGGCACCGCCAAATATCAGTTCGCCCATGTCGGTTGTTCGAATACCGAGCGAGGCCGGGAGGCCATGGAGATCATCAACCGCGAAATGCGCGTGTTGCGCGAGAGCACACTTGTCGATCTCTACGCCGAGTGGCTCGACCCGTCGTCCCGCGTGGAATATCTGAAGGATGCCAAGGCGTTTTTCGATAAGCCCTGA
- a CDS encoding DUF3509 domain-containing protein — protein sequence MENISLLLSEALTPYQATLGPAGARGERLVTLKNPAGAIVIERTLCVAQFCDKRQLTDVVDGFHRDLLVAEGRIEPCVIAAMRHVQTQAFRPVLDFI from the coding sequence ATGGAAAATATCAGCTTACTGCTAAGTGAAGCCCTGACGCCGTACCAGGCAACGCTGGGCCCTGCAGGTGCTCGGGGTGAGCGTCTGGTGACCCTGAAAAATCCGGCGGGTGCGATTGTGATCGAGCGCACGCTGTGTGTAGCGCAGTTTTGCGACAAGCGCCAACTGACAGATGTGGTCGACGGTTTTCACCGGGACCTGTTGGTGGCCGAGGGGCGCATCGAGCCCTGCGTGATTGCGGCCATGCGCCACGTTCAAACGCAGGCATTTAGACCGGTTCTGGATTTTATTTGA
- a CDS encoding CaiB/BaiF CoA-transferase family protein, whose translation MPLTAKPLAGLKVIELGTLIAGPFASRICAEFGAEVIKIESPDGGDPLRKWRKLYEGTSLWWFVQSRNKKSLTLNLKHPEGLAILKQLLGEADILIENFRPGVLEKLGLGWETLHALNPKLVMVRLSGFGQTGPMKDQPGFGAVGESMGGLRYITGFEDRPPVRTGISIGDSIAALWGVIGALMALRHREVNGGQGQVVDVALYEAIFAMMESMVPEFDVFGFIRERTGNIIPGITPSSIHTSADGKHIQIGANGDAIFKRFMQVIGREDLANDPALASNDGRDSRRDELYGVIDRWVGSLPLETLLSALTEAQVPASRIYSAKDMFSDPQFLAREMFLQAKLPDGKLFKMPGIVPKLSETPGSADWVGPELGAHNAELLKALGYDAEQIVRLREQGVI comes from the coding sequence ATGCCACTCACCGCCAAACCCCTTGCCGGTCTAAAAGTCATTGAACTGGGAACGTTGATTGCTGGCCCTTTCGCCTCGCGCATCTGCGCCGAGTTCGGTGCCGAGGTGATCAAAATCGAATCGCCGGACGGCGGCGATCCCCTGCGCAAGTGGCGCAAGCTGTACGAGGGGACTTCGCTGTGGTGGTTTGTTCAGTCGCGCAATAAAAAGTCGCTGACGCTCAACCTCAAGCATCCCGAGGGTTTGGCCATCCTCAAGCAGTTGCTGGGCGAGGCCGACATCCTCATCGAAAACTTTCGACCCGGCGTCCTGGAAAAGCTGGGCCTGGGGTGGGAAACCTTGCACGCACTGAACCCGAAACTGGTGATGGTGCGCCTGTCCGGTTTCGGCCAGACCGGACCGATGAAAGATCAGCCAGGGTTCGGCGCAGTCGGGGAATCCATGGGCGGGTTGCGCTATATCACCGGTTTCGAGGATCGGCCACCGGTACGCACCGGGATTTCAATCGGTGACTCGATTGCCGCGCTGTGGGGTGTGATCGGAGCGCTGATGGCGTTGCGTCACCGCGAAGTCAACGGCGGCCAGGGCCAAGTGGTAGATGTGGCGCTGTACGAAGCAATTTTCGCGATGATGGAAAGCATGGTCCCGGAGTTCGATGTGTTCGGGTTCATCCGTGAGCGCACCGGCAACATCATACCCGGCATTACGCCCTCTTCGATTCACACCAGCGCCGACGGCAAGCACATACAGATTGGCGCCAATGGCGATGCGATCTTCAAACGGTTCATGCAGGTCATCGGGCGTGAGGACCTGGCCAATGATCCCGCGCTGGCCAGCAATGACGGGCGGGACAGCCGCCGTGATGAACTGTACGGCGTGATTGATCGCTGGGTCGGTTCGCTGCCGCTGGAAACACTGTTGAGTGCACTGACCGAAGCTCAGGTGCCTGCCAGTCGTATTTACTCAGCTAAAGACATGTTCAGTGACCCGCAATTTCTCGCCCGGGAAATGTTTCTCCAGGCCAAATTACCCGATGGAAAATTGTTCAAAATGCCCGGCATCGTCCCCAAACTCTCGGAAACACCGGGGTCTGCAGACTGGGTCGGACCCGAGCTGGGGGCCCATAATGCCGAGCTACTGAAAGCTCTGGGTTATGACGCTGAACAGATTGTTCGTTTGCGCGAACAAGGCGTCATCTAA